In Perca fluviatilis chromosome 11, GENO_Pfluv_1.0, whole genome shotgun sequence, the following proteins share a genomic window:
- the LOC120569107 gene encoding neurturin → MKLWKGATFAFMLCGAALSILLVRNMATIGQFKPKTKYPYTSPSSSRPSSPLESTPKTSPPVPSSSSSSSSSAAAAASVAVAAESTVLSRQMGGPHRRTRSANEMNSLLSEFSMMFQSFTEGELQHVVGTLLDRKRRKSRRLGDNQARRTKRARRPKPCSVRELELTVSELGLGYESDETVLLRYCSGKCIAHRHNYDITMKHMMRTGFREKGRRDKVSNGPCCRPTAFEKDFSFLDNKSRYHTVQNVSAKNCGCV, encoded by the exons ATGAAGTTATGGAAAGGTGCTACTTTTGCCTTCATGCTCTGTGGTGCAGCCCTGTCCATCCTCCTTGTTAGAAACATGGCCACTATCGGACAGTTCAAACCTAAAACAAAATATCCGTACACTTCTCCATCCTCATCAAGACCGTCTTCACCATTAGAATCAACACCCAAGACCTCACCGCCAGTaccctcatcatcatcatcatcatcatcatcggcagcagcagcagcatcagtagcagtagcagcagaatCAACAGTGTTGTCCCGACAGATGGGTGGTCCACATCGGAGAACCCGCTCAGCGAACGAGATGAACTCTCTCCTCTCAGAGT TTTCCATGATGTTCCAGAGCTTCACAGAGGGCGAGCTTCAGCATGTAGTCGGGACCTTGCTCGACAGGAAGAGAAGGAAGAGCCGGCGCCTGGGTGACAACCAGGCCCGAAGGACTAAAAGAGCCAGGAGGCCTAAGCCCTGCTCTGTGAGGGAGCTGGAGCTGACCGTGAGTGAACTGGGTCTCGGCTATGAGAGCGACGAGACGGTGCTGCTGCGCTACTGCAGCGGCAAATGCATAGCCCACCGGCACAACTACGACATCACCATGAAGCACATGATGCGGACAGGCTTCAGGGAGAAGGGCCGCAGGGACAAAGTTAGCAACGGGCCCTGCTGCCGACCCACAGCTTTCGAAAAGGACTTTTCCTTCCTGGACAACAAGAGCCGCTATCACACGGTACAAAATGTGTCGGCGAAGAACTGTGGTTGTGTATGA